In SAR116 cluster alpha proteobacterium HIMB100, one DNA window encodes the following:
- a CDS encoding (p)ppGpp synthetase, RelA/SpoT family (PFAM: HD domain; Region found in RelA / SpoT proteins; TGS domain~TIGRFAM: (p)ppGpp synthetase, RelA/SpoT family) has protein sequence MAAQAKTKTPNAKHSDLVAQAFAQLLDVRAAYDDDVGLDKLRRAYEFGRTAHDGQTRESGEPYFTHPLQVACLLAEMRLDTDTLVTALLHDTVEDCNVTLQDIAAQFGENVAMLVDGVTKLSRLELQSVDTKQAENFRKFVLAVGKDIRVLLVKLADRTHNMQTIKAVSSPEKRRRVATETMEIYAPLAERMGITRFQTELEDLSFEILQPEMRDSIISRLEFLAIETETVVPEICAELQSLLVDQGIPCEVTGRLKTPYSISRKMQVKNVTMDQLSDVMAFRIIVQDVASCYQTLGRIHTTFPVVMGRFKDYISTPKTNGYQSLHTGVIGPMRQKIEIQIRTEDMDDMAQRGVAAHWDYKESSAQPDTAHERQARLETFRWARELVSLLELNEEATEFLENTKLEMYQDKVFCFTPKGDLISLPKGATAIDFAYAVHTDVGDRCVGVLINDKRRQLTTELVNGDQVSIITETDASPRSDWEDFAKTGRARSAIKRFIRLQKQEEFARVGKVLLEREYRFRKTKFKEALVEEFLSAFNVSTSTELYAEIAEGNLKAKDVFDRLHPDLATTSSADKNSPPAETPSEPLFHVDKAHEGLAVHLGKCCHPLPGDKIVGIVTTGKGITVHTKNCNTLAKFVEIPELWLNVDWPRGAVRRYAGRIQAVMVNEPGALAALCTVIGQQAGNITHIQLTERNMNFFTFILDIDVKNLEHIHSIIAVLRSNKYIESVERRGL, from the coding sequence ATGGCAGCTCAGGCGAAAACAAAAACTCCAAACGCAAAGCACAGCGATCTGGTTGCTCAGGCATTCGCCCAGCTTCTTGATGTGCGGGCTGCATATGACGATGATGTTGGGCTGGATAAGCTCAGAAGAGCTTATGAATTTGGTCGGACCGCTCATGATGGGCAGACCCGCGAAAGTGGCGAGCCTTATTTCACCCATCCTCTTCAGGTGGCATGTTTGTTGGCAGAAATGCGCCTGGATACAGACACGCTGGTTACCGCTCTGTTACATGACACGGTTGAAGATTGTAATGTGACCCTGCAGGATATCGCCGCGCAGTTCGGCGAGAATGTGGCGATGCTGGTCGATGGGGTGACCAAGTTGAGTCGGCTGGAGCTGCAGTCTGTCGATACCAAACAGGCCGAAAATTTCCGAAAATTTGTATTGGCGGTGGGTAAAGATATTCGTGTGCTGTTGGTCAAGCTGGCTGACCGTACTCACAATATGCAGACGATCAAAGCGGTCTCCAGCCCTGAAAAAAGGCGTCGGGTTGCCACAGAAACAATGGAAATCTATGCCCCGCTTGCTGAACGGATGGGGATTACCCGGTTCCAGACAGAGCTGGAAGATCTCAGCTTTGAAATTCTGCAGCCTGAAATGCGGGATTCAATTATCAGCAGGCTGGAATTCCTGGCGATTGAGACTGAAACAGTTGTCCCTGAAATTTGTGCTGAATTGCAATCTCTTCTTGTTGATCAGGGGATCCCTTGCGAGGTAACTGGCCGTCTGAAGACACCTTATTCAATCTCTCGTAAGATGCAGGTGAAAAACGTGACTATGGATCAGCTATCAGATGTGATGGCGTTCCGTATTATCGTCCAGGATGTGGCCAGTTGTTATCAGACGCTCGGGCGTATCCATACCACCTTTCCGGTGGTGATGGGCCGGTTTAAGGATTATATCTCCACGCCGAAAACAAATGGCTATCAGTCCCTTCATACTGGCGTTATTGGGCCAATGCGTCAGAAAATTGAAATTCAGATCCGCACCGAAGATATGGATGATATGGCGCAACGCGGTGTGGCCGCACATTGGGACTATAAAGAAAGCTCTGCCCAGCCGGATACAGCTCACGAACGACAGGCCAGGCTGGAGACTTTCAGATGGGCACGTGAACTTGTCAGTCTTCTTGAGCTGAATGAAGAAGCTACCGAATTTCTGGAAAACACCAAGCTTGAGATGTATCAGGACAAAGTGTTTTGTTTTACCCCTAAGGGGGATTTGATCAGCCTGCCAAAAGGGGCAACCGCTATCGATTTTGCCTATGCTGTTCATACAGATGTTGGGGACAGATGTGTTGGGGTTTTGATTAATGATAAACGCCGGCAGTTGACGACAGAGCTGGTGAATGGGGATCAGGTGTCCATCATCACTGAAACAGACGCCAGCCCGCGCAGTGATTGGGAAGATTTTGCCAAAACTGGCCGCGCCCGGTCCGCGATAAAACGCTTTATCAGGCTGCAGAAACAAGAAGAATTCGCCCGTGTGGGCAAGGTGCTTTTAGAGCGGGAATACCGTTTCAGAAAAACAAAATTCAAAGAAGCACTGGTTGAAGAATTTTTGTCTGCGTTTAATGTCAGTACCAGCACAGAGCTGTATGCTGAGATTGCCGAGGGCAATTTGAAGGCAAAAGATGTGTTTGATCGCCTTCATCCTGATCTGGCCACCACCAGCAGTGCTGACAAGAATAGCCCGCCTGCTGAAACACCGTCTGAACCATTATTTCATGTGGATAAGGCGCATGAAGGGCTTGCTGTTCATTTGGGTAAATGTTGTCACCCGCTCCCTGGTGATAAAATTGTGGGGATTGTGACCACAGGTAAGGGCATCACAGTTCACACTAAAAACTGCAATACGCTGGCGAAATTTGTCGAAATTCCTGAATTATGGCTGAACGTGGACTGGCCGCGAGGGGCGGTGCGCCGCTATGCTGGACGGATCCAGGCCGTAATGGTGAACGAACCAGGGGCCCTGGCCGCGCTCTGTACGGTAATTGGCCAGCAGGCAGGCAATATTACGCATATTCAGCTGACTGAACGGAATATGAATTTTTTCACGTTCATTTTGGATATTGATGTGAAAAATCTCGAACATATTCATTCTATTATTGCAGTTTTGCGGTCCAACAAATACATAGAATCCGTAGAAAGAAGAGGATTGTAG
- a CDS encoding hypothetical protein (PFAM: Uncharacterized protein conserved in bacteria (DUF2062)) gives MFRRRVPLSFWAKVREILWPRKGFSRLYSYLVQRVLRMPGSAYSLASGFASGVAVSFTPLIGFHLLLAFGVAYFLRGNMVTAFLGTLVGNPWTFPLIFVLLQAVGDGLINYFGITAFSGLAEATGVYDQFLAYFMPMAVGGMLLFVLSWLVSFSVCYWGVISWRAHRLRKKQQRQQMEKVI, from the coding sequence ATGTTTCGACGGCGTGTACCTCTCAGCTTTTGGGCTAAAGTCAGGGAAATCCTCTGGCCGCGCAAAGGGTTTTCGCGTCTGTACAGCTATCTTGTGCAACGTGTATTGCGGATGCCGGGCTCTGCTTATTCTCTGGCCAGCGGCTTTGCTTCTGGTGTGGCGGTATCGTTTACGCCCTTGATTGGCTTTCATTTGCTGCTGGCTTTTGGTGTGGCGTATTTTCTGCGTGGCAATATGGTTACGGCTTTCCTTGGAACGCTGGTGGGCAATCCGTGGACCTTTCCGTTGATTTTTGTTCTGCTTCAGGCGGTTGGCGACGGTCTGATTAATTATTTTGGCATTACTGCCTTTTCTGGTCTGGCTGAAGCAACCGGTGTTTATGATCAATTTTTGGCGTATTTTATGCCGATGGCGGTCGGCGGCATGCTCTTGTTTGTACTGTCATGGCTAGTCAGCTTTTCAGTCTGTTATTGGGGTGTTATCAGTTGGCGCGCGCACCGGCTGCGGAAAAAGCAACAACGTCAGCAAATGGAAAAAGTAATATGA
- a CDS encoding pyridoxine 5'-phosphate synthase (PFAM: Pyridoxal phosphate biosynthesis protein PdxJ~TIGRFAM: pyridoxine 5'-phosphate synthase) — MNPLRLGVNIDHIATLRNARGGTHPDPVSAALLAQSAGADGITAHLREDRRHIRDEDIYALKQAIALPLNFEMAATDEMVNIACDVKPNAACLVPEKREELTTEGGLAVARQKDRLSGQIDKLKAAGIKVSLFVDADADDLSAAAQIGADIVELHTGRFCDLPAGAERDTEYDRIVSAARFASTCGLEVHAGHGLSFETAGPISRIPEIVELNIGHFLMGAAMFTGLSDAITQMRQIMDEGRAAI, encoded by the coding sequence ATGAATCCACTTCGGCTTGGGGTCAATATTGATCACATTGCAACGCTCAGAAATGCCCGTGGGGGCACACATCCTGATCCTGTTTCTGCAGCACTTCTGGCGCAGTCGGCTGGTGCAGATGGAATTACAGCTCACTTGCGAGAGGATCGCCGCCACATTCGTGATGAAGATATTTATGCGCTGAAACAGGCAATTGCCTTGCCACTGAATTTTGAAATGGCGGCTACAGATGAAATGGTGAATATTGCCTGTGATGTGAAGCCAAACGCAGCATGTCTTGTGCCTGAAAAAAGAGAAGAGCTGACCACTGAAGGCGGATTGGCAGTCGCCCGTCAAAAAGACAGGCTGTCGGGCCAGATCGACAAATTAAAGGCCGCAGGGATAAAGGTCTCGCTATTTGTTGATGCTGATGCTGACGATTTATCTGCTGCCGCACAGATTGGTGCAGATATTGTTGAGCTGCATACTGGCCGATTTTGTGATTTGCCTGCCGGGGCAGAACGTGACACTGAATATGACCGTATTGTCTCTGCAGCCCGCTTTGCCAGCACCTGTGGCCTTGAGGTTCATGCCGGACATGGGCTGTCATTTGAAACTGCTGGACCGATTTCCCGTATCCCTGAAATTGTTGAACTGAATATTGGTCATTTTTTGATGGGCGCGGCTATGTTTACCGGCTTGTCTGACGCCATTACACAGATGCGCCAGATCATGGATGAGGGCAGGGCGGCCATATGA
- a CDS encoding phosphopantetheine--protein transferase (PFAM: 4'-phosphopantetheinyl transferase superfamily~TIGRFAM: phosphopantethiene--protein transferase domain; holo-[acyl-carrier-protein] synthase) — MIIGIGHDICDQRRISRLFDRFGQRFVGRVYTADEQAELASRSNKAAYLAGRFAVKEAVYKALASADQTGMQWQHAQTLSTASGAPALTLSGACLAGLKNVCPTGFSPHLHLSISDEPPYSSAFVVFSALASEQVRQLPPT, encoded by the coding sequence ATGATTATCGGCATCGGTCATGATATCTGTGACCAGCGGCGAATATCTCGTCTGTTTGACCGTTTTGGCCAACGTTTTGTCGGGCGTGTTTACACTGCTGACGAACAGGCAGAACTGGCCAGCCGGTCAAATAAGGCTGCCTATTTGGCGGGCCGTTTTGCGGTGAAAGAAGCTGTGTATAAAGCGTTGGCGTCAGCTGATCAAACTGGCATGCAGTGGCAACATGCACAAACTTTATCTACGGCTTCAGGCGCGCCTGCACTGACCTTATCCGGGGCGTGTCTTGCCGGGCTGAAGAATGTATGTCCGACCGGATTTAGCCCTCATCTGCATCTATCTATCAGTGACGAGCCGCCCTATTCTTCTGCCTTTGTGGTTTTTAGTGCGCTTGCCTCTGAACAGGTCCGTCAACTTCCGCCTACTTGA
- a CDS encoding signal peptidase I (PFAM: Peptidase S24-like~TIGRFAM: signal peptidase I, bacterial type) yields the protein MSSEKQSSSSGIVDTLKTLLIAGAIALGFRSLVAEPFNIPSGSMIPSLLVGDYLFVTKYSYGYSRYSFPFGLAPIDGRLFSGDSQPQRGQVAVFRLPSDTSVDYIKRVIGVPGDRIQVRQGVLHINGQAVERRLVGNGRQDLSRGGQITTLYQETLPGGGTHLIQEISDRQTFDNTPEYLVPPGHYFMMGDNRDNSRDSRSSSVGFVPIENFIGEARFLFFSHDSSASVWELWKWPSAVRFERLGNTIE from the coding sequence ATGTCATCTGAAAAACAGTCATCCTCTTCGGGTATTGTGGATACGCTGAAAACCCTTTTGATTGCTGGTGCTATTGCATTGGGGTTCCGTTCACTGGTTGCTGAACCGTTTAATATCCCGTCAGGGTCAATGATTCCCTCTCTTCTGGTTGGGGATTATTTGTTTGTGACGAAATACAGCTATGGCTATTCACGCTATTCTTTCCCCTTTGGACTGGCCCCAATTGACGGCCGTTTATTTTCTGGTGACAGCCAGCCCCAGCGTGGGCAGGTAGCGGTGTTTCGCCTGCCATCTGACACATCTGTTGATTATATCAAGCGTGTCATCGGTGTACCGGGAGACAGAATTCAGGTCAGACAGGGGGTGTTGCATATAAATGGTCAAGCCGTAGAACGTCGCTTAGTAGGTAATGGCAGGCAGGACCTGTCACGTGGTGGCCAGATCACAACACTCTACCAGGAAACGCTGCCAGGAGGGGGGACTCATCTGATTCAGGAAATCAGCGACCGCCAGACGTTTGATAACACGCCTGAATATCTGGTCCCGCCCGGACACTATTTTATGATGGGGGATAATCGGGATAATTCCCGTGACAGCCGTTCGTCATCTGTGGGGTTTGTGCCCATTGAAAATTTCATTGGCGAAGCACGGTTTCTGTTCTTCAGCCACGACAGCTCTGCATCTGTCTGGGAGCTGTGGAAATGGCCATCTGCGGTCCGTTTTGAGCGGCTTGGGAACACTATTGAATGA
- a CDS encoding ribonuclease III (PFAM: Double-stranded RNA binding motif; RNase3 domain~TIGRFAM: ribonuclease III, bacterial), which yields MIKTPLSERSEAHQVVKAEQLLGHKFTDKTILRTALTHASWTGWTEDYERLEFLGDRVLGLVLTDHLFNRFPKADQGELTKRYHHLSNEAALAAICQALNIDDFIICDPAQTGLTMRASVQADVIEAVIAALYLDGGLAVARQFILSTWTVPEELPNELDSNPKSELQEWAASAKYDRPLYHLVSQTGSAHEPMFTMSVEVSGLGVSAGEGRTRKQAEREAARQFLLHYVHKNKGQTSL from the coding sequence ATGATCAAGACACCGCTTTCAGAACGCTCTGAAGCCCATCAGGTGGTAAAGGCAGAACAGCTGCTTGGCCACAAATTTACCGATAAGACTATTCTGCGTACAGCATTGACTCATGCCAGCTGGACCGGCTGGACAGAGGATTACGAACGGCTTGAATTTCTGGGCGACCGTGTCCTGGGGCTGGTGCTGACCGACCATCTGTTTAACCGGTTTCCAAAGGCGGATCAGGGCGAGCTGACCAAACGTTATCATCATCTTTCAAATGAGGCTGCGCTGGCCGCGATTTGTCAGGCTTTGAACATAGATGATTTTATCATTTGCGATCCGGCGCAAACAGGGCTGACCATGCGTGCGTCTGTTCAGGCAGATGTGATAGAGGCTGTTATCGCTGCGCTGTATCTGGATGGAGGGCTGGCTGTTGCCCGCCAGTTCATTTTATCTACCTGGACCGTCCCGGAAGAGCTGCCGAATGAGCTGGACAGTAACCCGAAGTCAGAACTTCAGGAATGGGCGGCATCAGCAAAATATGACCGGCCACTTTATCATCTTGTCAGTCAAACAGGCTCAGCGCATGAACCTATGTTCACGATGTCTGTTGAAGTCAGTGGTCTCGGTGTCTCTGCCGGTGAAGGGCGGACCCGCAAACAGGCGGAACGGGAAGCTGCACGACAGTTTTTGTTGCACTATGTTCATAAAAACAAAGGACAGACCTCATTATGA
- a CDS encoding GTP-binding protein Era (PFAM: KH domain; GTPase of unknown function~TIGRFAM: GTP-binding protein Era; small GTP-binding protein domain): MISSSQTGQRAGFVTLIGAPNAGKSTLMNAMVGQKVSIVTPKVQTTRSRIRGIAMQDEAQIVFVDTPGIFTPKRRLDRAMVNAAWQGAADNDVLLLLHDCARARLDDETKMIIAKLAEQSQNAALVLNKIDLAKPDQYLARTAELSELFGFEKVFMISAQTGNGIDDLKSWLAARMPAGPYLFDPDDLSDLPVRLLAAEIMREKLFLNLHQELPYQMTVETESWVEREDGSAEVRLSVFVAREGHRGIVLGKGGQTIKRIGQAARRELEQALERRVHLISHVKYRKDWMDDKDRYATWDLDFDA, translated from the coding sequence ATGATCTCTTCATCACAGACCGGCCAACGTGCCGGCTTTGTAACGCTTATCGGTGCACCGAATGCAGGCAAATCAACGCTGATGAATGCGATGGTTGGCCAAAAAGTCTCTATTGTAACCCCAAAAGTACAGACTACCCGCAGCCGCATCAGGGGTATAGCGATGCAGGATGAGGCACAAATCGTCTTTGTTGACACTCCTGGTATTTTTACACCAAAGCGCCGTTTGGATAGGGCTATGGTGAATGCGGCCTGGCAGGGCGCGGCGGATAATGATGTTTTGCTGCTGCTTCATGACTGTGCGCGCGCGCGTCTGGATGATGAAACCAAAATGATCATCGCCAAACTGGCTGAACAGAGCCAAAATGCAGCTCTGGTGCTGAACAAAATTGACTTGGCCAAGCCAGATCAATATCTGGCGCGTACAGCAGAATTATCTGAACTGTTTGGCTTTGAAAAAGTATTTATGATTTCGGCCCAAACCGGGAATGGGATCGATGATTTGAAATCCTGGCTTGCGGCCCGCATGCCCGCAGGACCATATCTGTTTGACCCAGATGATTTATCCGATTTGCCGGTACGTTTGCTGGCTGCTGAAATCATGCGGGAAAAGCTGTTTTTGAATCTGCATCAGGAATTGCCTTACCAAATGACAGTAGAAACCGAAAGCTGGGTCGAAAGAGAAGATGGCAGTGCAGAAGTGCGTTTGTCAGTCTTTGTGGCCCGTGAGGGCCACCGCGGAATTGTCCTTGGAAAAGGCGGACAGACGATTAAACGTATTGGTCAGGCGGCCCGACGCGAGCTGGAACAGGCTTTAGAACGGCGTGTGCATCTGATCAGCCATGTGAAATACCGGAAAGACTGGATGGACGATAAAGACCGCTACGCGACCTGGGATCTGGATTTCGATGCCTGA
- a CDS encoding DNA repair protein RecO (PFAM: Recombination protein O C terminal; Recombination protein O N terminal~TIGRFAM: DNA repair protein RecO): protein MPEWTDQGIILSIRPHGERNAVVSLLTLDNGRHAGLVHAYDASSKRGTVQIGNLVQAHWRARLTDQLGTFQLELAKNPSAVFLDDPVKLAGLASCCAILEVGLPEREANLSIWQATTALIEIISLADDLEDWLGFYIKWEMNLLSQLGFALNLSSCAVSGLTEPLMYVSPRSGRAVHKDYAGDYADRLLRLPGFLLPDADLETTPQAALTDGLTLTGHFISRRVFSLIHKDLPQARLRLAHLVSKRYNIT, encoded by the coding sequence ATGCCTGAATGGACCGACCAGGGGATTATTCTGTCCATTCGTCCTCATGGTGAACGGAATGCTGTAGTCAGCTTACTGACCTTGGATAATGGGCGGCATGCTGGTCTTGTTCATGCCTATGATGCCTCATCAAAGCGTGGCACAGTCCAGATTGGCAATCTGGTACAGGCACATTGGCGGGCCCGGTTAACAGATCAACTGGGGACCTTCCAGCTGGAATTGGCCAAAAACCCGTCAGCTGTGTTTCTGGATGATCCGGTCAAGCTGGCAGGCTTGGCATCCTGTTGTGCTATATTGGAGGTCGGGCTTCCTGAACGGGAAGCAAACCTGTCCATCTGGCAGGCGACCACCGCTTTGATAGAAATTATCAGCCTTGCTGACGACCTTGAAGACTGGCTTGGGTTTTACATCAAATGGGAGATGAACCTGTTGTCACAGTTGGGGTTTGCGCTGAATCTCAGCAGTTGTGCTGTATCTGGACTGACAGAACCCCTGATGTATGTCAGCCCGCGATCCGGGCGGGCTGTTCACAAAGACTATGCAGGCGATTATGCTGACCGTCTGCTGCGCCTGCCTGGTTTTTTGCTCCCTGATGCTGATCTGGAAACCACGCCGCAAGCCGCCCTGACAGATGGGCTTACCTTGACCGGACATTTCATTTCACGCCGTGTCTTCAGCCTGATTCATAAAGACCTGCCACAAGCACGTTTGAGGCTGGCACATTTGGTCTCTAAACGCTATAACATCACATGA
- a CDS encoding DNA topoisomerase IV, A subunit, proteobacterial (PFAM: DNA gyrase/topoisomerase IV, subunit A; DNA gyrase C-terminal domain, beta-propeller~TIGRFAM: DNA topoisomerase IV, A subunit, proteobacterial) → MSEDILSQEQSAETEFSSALSERYLAYALSTITSRSLPDVRDGLKPVHRRLLFAMRQLKLDPDQGFKKSARVVGDVMGKFHPHGDAAIYDAMVRLAQDFAMRYQLVDGQGNFGNIDGDNAAAMRYTEARMTDVARLLLDGIDEDAIDFRPTYDGESEEPVLLPAGFPNLLANGAQGIAVGMATAIPPHNVIELADAALHLVKYPNASVDTLLNYVKGPDLPTGGVLVEPADQIRQAYTTGRGGFRLRARWEVEKLKGGSWQIVVSEIPYQIQKSRLIEKMAEMLQARKLPVLADIRDESAEDIRIVLEPKSRRLDPEAVMESLFKLTELESRISLNLNVLDSTGRPSVLSLKDALKEWLAHRREVLVRRSRHRLAKIQRRLEILDGYLIVFLNLDEVIAIIRESDHPRDELMSRFSLTEIQANAILDMRLRSLRRLEEDGLRAERDALRSEQDSLNKLLGDEAQQWQTVSGQIKQMRGDFVKTDRRRTTLADAPTVDFDVTEMLIEKEPITVICSEKGWVRAMKGHLDLKSEFKFKDGDGPCFCLHAETTDKLLIFAENGRFYTLGCDKLPKGRGFGEPLSLMLDIPAEVALVNILKAVSGKLVVASDKGHGVVVDMDSAMAQTRGGKQVLNLPSGARAVVCCPADGDHVAVVGQNRRLLVFPLNELPEMTRGKGVILQRYKDGLLADVKVFRLADGLSWQMGERTRTETDLLAWQGRRGSAGRLPPTGFPRPARFT, encoded by the coding sequence ATGTCAGAAGATATTCTGAGCCAGGAACAATCAGCGGAAACCGAATTCTCATCGGCCTTATCTGAGCGCTATCTGGCTTATGCGCTGTCGACCATTACCTCTCGTTCCCTGCCTGATGTTCGGGACGGGCTGAAACCAGTTCACCGGCGGTTGCTGTTTGCCATGCGCCAATTGAAGCTTGACCCGGATCAGGGGTTTAAGAAATCCGCCCGTGTTGTGGGTGATGTTATGGGTAAATTTCACCCGCATGGCGATGCTGCGATTTATGATGCGATGGTCAGATTGGCGCAGGATTTTGCCATGCGCTACCAATTGGTTGATGGGCAGGGGAATTTTGGCAATATCGATGGTGATAATGCTGCCGCCATGCGCTACACCGAAGCCCGTATGACGGATGTGGCCAGACTGTTGCTTGACGGAATAGACGAAGATGCAATTGATTTCCGGCCGACCTATGATGGTGAATCTGAAGAGCCGGTTCTGCTTCCTGCGGGATTTCCGAATTTGTTGGCAAATGGGGCGCAAGGGATTGCAGTGGGGATGGCAACGGCTATTCCGCCTCACAATGTCATTGAACTTGCAGACGCAGCCCTGCATTTGGTGAAATATCCCAACGCTTCGGTTGATACGCTGTTGAATTACGTCAAAGGACCAGACCTGCCAACTGGCGGCGTATTGGTTGAACCTGCTGACCAAATCCGCCAGGCATATACCACCGGAAGAGGGGGCTTTCGGCTTCGTGCCCGTTGGGAGGTTGAAAAGCTAAAAGGGGGCAGCTGGCAGATTGTAGTCAGTGAAATTCCATATCAAATTCAAAAATCACGCCTGATTGAGAAGATGGCAGAAATGCTGCAGGCGCGTAAATTGCCTGTCCTGGCCGATATTCGCGATGAATCAGCAGAAGATATTCGCATTGTTCTGGAGCCCAAATCACGCCGGCTTGATCCTGAGGCGGTGATGGAAAGCCTGTTTAAATTAACAGAGCTGGAAAGCCGGATTTCGCTCAATCTGAATGTTCTGGACAGCACTGGACGGCCCTCTGTTTTGTCGTTGAAAGATGCGTTGAAAGAATGGCTTGCCCATCGGCGTGAGGTATTGGTGCGGCGCAGCCGTCATCGTCTGGCAAAAATTCAGCGCCGTCTGGAAATCCTTGACGGCTACCTGATTGTGTTCTTGAATCTGGATGAAGTGATTGCAATCATCCGGGAATCTGATCACCCGCGTGACGAGCTGATGTCCAGATTCAGCCTGACAGAGATTCAGGCAAACGCAATATTGGATATGCGGTTGCGCTCGCTTCGCCGTCTGGAGGAAGATGGGCTGCGGGCAGAACGAGATGCGTTACGCTCAGAACAGGACAGTCTGAACAAATTATTGGGTGACGAGGCCCAGCAATGGCAGACCGTATCTGGTCAGATTAAACAAATGCGCGGTGATTTTGTAAAAACAGATCGGCGCCGAACCACGCTAGCTGACGCCCCGACAGTTGATTTTGATGTCACTGAAATGCTGATTGAAAAAGAGCCAATTACGGTTATCTGCTCTGAAAAAGGTTGGGTCAGAGCCATGAAAGGTCATCTTGACCTGAAATCAGAATTTAAATTTAAGGACGGGGATGGTCCGTGCTTTTGTCTGCATGCAGAAACGACAGATAAGCTGCTGATTTTTGCCGAAAATGGACGCTTTTACACACTTGGCTGCGATAAATTGCCAAAAGGGCGTGGCTTTGGAGAGCCGCTCAGCCTGATGCTTGATATCCCCGCAGAAGTGGCATTGGTGAATATTCTGAAAGCCGTGAGTGGCAAGCTTGTGGTGGCATCAGATAAAGGTCATGGTGTGGTAGTGGATATGGACAGCGCGATGGCCCAGACCCGCGGCGGCAAACAGGTTCTGAACCTGCCATCAGGTGCGCGCGCGGTCGTCTGTTGTCCTGCGGATGGGGACCATGTCGCCGTCGTTGGCCAGAACAGACGTTTATTGGTTTTTCCCCTTAATGAACTTCCGGAAATGACCAGAGGTAAGGGTGTTATCCTGCAGCGTTATAAAGATGGTCTGCTGGCTGATGTGAAGGTCTTCCGCCTTGCTGACGGGTTATCCTGGCAGATGGGAGAGCGGACCCGCACCGAGACAGATCTGCTGGCCTGGCAGGGACGGCGCGGCAGTGCAGGACGTTTGCCGCCAACAGGGTTTCCGCGGCCCGCCCGCTTCACCTGA
- a CDS encoding putative arginyl-tRNA:protein arginylyltransferase (PFAM: Arginine-tRNA-protein transferase, C terminus; Arginine-tRNA-protein transferase, N terminus), protein MDQAKTIFSKLPLRLRVTRSQKCAYLPDQTEQRLATDISDYPDSHDRLAETGFRRVENWVYKPACPGCNACLPIRVKADEFAGSRNIARIRAANKDLHRFDSHGQLTLDHYDMFQRYLGFRHEDGQMASMSFEEFSAMILNSPIDTRLTEYRDQDDRLMGCILIDKQRDGLSAVYSFFQPDQTKRSLGSFMIVDLIDRCKDIGLPYVYLGYYIEQSRKMSYKARFKPYQMFIDGVWRDQ, encoded by the coding sequence ATGGATCAGGCAAAAACAATATTTTCAAAGTTACCGTTACGTTTACGCGTCACCCGCAGCCAGAAATGTGCCTATTTGCCTGATCAGACAGAGCAACGGCTGGCAACTGATATATCCGACTATCCAGACAGTCATGACCGCTTAGCGGAAACGGGATTCAGACGCGTTGAGAATTGGGTCTATAAGCCCGCCTGCCCTGGTTGTAACGCCTGTCTGCCAATCCGCGTAAAAGCAGACGAATTTGCCGGGTCACGTAATATTGCCCGCATAAGAGCCGCAAACAAAGATTTGCACCGGTTTGACTCGCATGGCCAGCTTACCCTCGACCATTATGATATGTTTCAGCGTTATCTGGGGTTTCGTCATGAGGACGGCCAAATGGCCAGTATGAGCTTTGAAGAATTCTCTGCCATGATCCTGAACAGCCCGATAGACACAAGGCTGACTGAATACAGAGATCAAGATGACCGGTTGATGGGCTGTATTCTTATCGACAAACAACGAGACGGGCTGAGCGCCGTTTACAGCTTTTTTCAACCAGACCAGACCAAACGGTCATTAGGCAGTTTTATGATTGTCGATTTGATTGACCGCTGTAAAGATATCGGGCTGCCTTATGTTTATCTGGGCTATTATATCGAACAAAGCCGAAAAATGTCTTATAAGGCCCGCTTCAAACCCTATCAAATGTTCATCGACGGGGTCTGGCGGGATCAGTAA